One window from the genome of Terriglobales bacterium encodes:
- a CDS encoding LytTR family DNA-binding domain-containing protein: MSLSAVIVDDEQLARDELAFLLKNVGDVDIVAQGKNGVEGVSLIREHNPDLVFLDVQMPGLDGFGVLKKLLDKKVPLPQIVFATAFDQYAVKAFEVNAVDYLLKPFDKKRVAQSVQKARQKLESRSAPSDRFDTLVKMLESQKPQPSKLLLKAGGRLFLVDQKDVCYASIEDGVITVVSSGINGMEGQSNCRTLEELLDSLDQGLFWRAHRSYLVNINRIKEVVPWFKSSYQLRMDDKKQTEIPVSRAQTKRLRELFRM; encoded by the coding sequence ATGTCGCTATCTGCTGTGATCGTTGATGATGAGCAATTGGCGCGGGATGAGCTCGCTTTTTTGCTCAAAAACGTCGGCGACGTGGACATTGTCGCGCAGGGCAAGAATGGTGTCGAAGGCGTCAGCCTGATTCGTGAGCACAACCCCGATCTGGTGTTTCTTGACGTGCAGATGCCGGGCCTCGATGGCTTTGGCGTGCTGAAGAAACTTCTCGATAAAAAAGTCCCCTTGCCGCAGATCGTGTTTGCAACCGCTTTTGATCAGTACGCGGTGAAAGCCTTCGAAGTGAACGCAGTTGATTACCTGCTGAAACCATTCGACAAGAAGCGGGTAGCCCAGTCGGTGCAAAAAGCGCGGCAGAAGCTCGAGTCCAGGTCCGCACCCAGCGATCGCTTCGACACCCTGGTGAAGATGCTGGAATCGCAGAAGCCGCAGCCTTCCAAGCTGCTGCTCAAAGCCGGTGGGCGGCTTTTCCTGGTGGACCAGAAGGATGTTTGCTACGCCTCCATTGAAGATGGCGTGATCACGGTGGTCTCAAGCGGAATCAATGGCATGGAAGGCCAATCCAACTGCCGCACCCTGGAAGAACTGTTGGATAGCCTGGATCAAGGTCTTTTCTGGCGCGCGCACCGTTCTTATCTGGTGAACATTAACCGCATCAAAGAGGTCGTGCCCTGGTTTAAAAGTTCGTATCAGCTGCGCATGGACGACAAGAAGCAGACCGAAATTCCTGTGAGCCGGGCCCAAACCAAGCGATTGCGCGAACTGTTCAGGATGTGA
- a CDS encoding M1 family metallopeptidase, translating into MNRSLFFAASLIILLSASDLAQMMPSATLSDKPLSQRVVAYVIDAHLDTSRKTIDAVEILTWHNYSGQPQDTFPFHVYLNGFQPQSTFINETRQDDPEFEWEPRHYGAEEVKRLEVVGVGDLTSQIKFISPDDGNPGDRTVFQVKIPKPVPPNGQVQFRIVFHDQLPEVLARTGYKRNFIMGAQWFPKIGVWWQGAWNCHQFHRNTEFFADFGTFNVKLTLPQNEVVGASGIELASINNPDGTKTVHFWGEDIHDFAWTAEPEYRVVTDTFNGSMGPVKIRMLIQPGHMATAPRYLQVLKGTLDRFERWYGPYPYKQITLVDPPHGALSAGGMEYPTLFTADTTWWMPKGLRFPELVTEHEFGHQYWYGMVATNEFEDAWLDEGINSYTEVKIMDSLYGERTSVLDMYGATAGEHDYQRLEYSRVADRDPMARFAYQYMNNQSYGGTTYGKTATVLATLEGVIGEDMLRQALRTYFMRYRFTHPTKEDFLKTVEEVSGQNLRWYFDQAVYGTQVCDYEILSARSDRTDWYEKHPPKAKNGQTTYRTMVLVHRKGDFIFPVAVLIKFDNGESVREQWDGRDRWVRYVYEKKAKIVSAELDPEHQVWLDKDFFNNSQVREAHLWPVLKPVAYWTVLTQWLAQLLAWLA; encoded by the coding sequence ATGAACCGCTCGCTCTTCTTCGCCGCCAGTTTGATCATCCTTCTGAGTGCCTCAGATCTGGCTCAGATGATGCCTTCCGCCACTCTGTCTGACAAGCCTCTCTCGCAGCGCGTTGTGGCCTACGTCATAGATGCACACCTTGATACCAGCAGGAAAACCATTGATGCCGTGGAAATCCTCACGTGGCACAACTATTCCGGCCAGCCACAGGACACGTTCCCTTTTCACGTGTATCTGAATGGCTTCCAGCCGCAGTCCACTTTCATAAATGAGACACGACAAGACGATCCCGAATTTGAGTGGGAGCCCAGGCACTACGGTGCTGAGGAGGTGAAACGCCTGGAAGTGGTGGGAGTGGGTGACCTGACCTCACAAATAAAATTCATTTCTCCGGATGATGGTAATCCCGGCGACCGTACCGTTTTTCAGGTGAAGATCCCCAAGCCGGTGCCACCGAACGGGCAGGTCCAGTTTCGCATTGTGTTTCACGACCAGTTGCCGGAGGTGCTTGCCAGAACCGGCTACAAACGTAATTTCATCATGGGCGCGCAGTGGTTCCCAAAAATTGGAGTGTGGTGGCAAGGCGCTTGGAATTGTCATCAATTCCACCGTAATACCGAGTTTTTTGCCGATTTCGGGACCTTCAATGTGAAGCTCACGCTGCCTCAGAACGAAGTCGTGGGTGCCAGCGGGATCGAACTGGCAAGCATCAATAATCCGGACGGCACCAAGACCGTGCACTTTTGGGGCGAGGACATCCACGACTTTGCCTGGACAGCAGAGCCGGAGTACAGAGTCGTTACCGATACCTTCAACGGCAGCATGGGGCCAGTGAAGATCCGCATGCTGATCCAGCCCGGCCACATGGCCACCGCTCCCCGATATCTTCAAGTGCTCAAAGGAACGCTCGATCGCTTCGAGCGCTGGTACGGACCGTATCCATACAAGCAGATCACGCTGGTTGACCCTCCGCACGGAGCGTTAAGCGCTGGTGGGATGGAGTATCCAACGCTCTTCACCGCCGACACTACCTGGTGGATGCCGAAGGGGCTGCGATTTCCCGAACTCGTGACCGAGCATGAGTTTGGGCACCAATACTGGTACGGCATGGTGGCGACCAATGAATTTGAAGATGCCTGGCTGGATGAGGGCATCAACAGTTACACCGAAGTCAAGATCATGGATTCTTTATACGGCGAGCGCACCTCAGTTCTCGACATGTATGGCGCCACTGCGGGCGAGCACGACTATCAGCGCCTGGAATACAGCCGGGTTGCCGATCGCGATCCCATGGCGCGCTTTGCTTACCAGTACATGAACAACCAGAGCTACGGCGGGACTACTTATGGAAAAACCGCTACCGTGCTCGCAACTCTCGAAGGGGTAATTGGAGAAGATATGTTAAGGCAGGCGCTGCGCACGTATTTCATGCGCTATCGCTTTACCCACCCAACCAAAGAAGACTTTTTGAAGACAGTGGAAGAAGTCTCCGGCCAAAACTTGCGCTGGTACTTTGATCAGGCGGTGTATGGAACACAGGTGTGTGACTACGAAATTTTGAGCGCCCGCTCCGACCGCACCGACTGGTACGAGAAGCATCCTCCCAAGGCCAAGAACGGACAGACCACGTACCGCACCATGGTGCTGGTGCATCGTAAAGGCGATTTCATTTTTCCCGTTGCCGTACTGATCAAGTTCGACAACGGCGAGAGCGTGCGCGAGCAGTGGGACGGCCGTGACCGCTGGGTTCGTTACGTCTATGAGAAGAAAGCCAAAATCGTCTCTGCGGAGCTGGATCCGGAGCACCAGGTATGGCTGGACAAAGATTTCTTTAACAACAGCCAGGTCAGGGAAGCGCACCTCTGGCCGGTTCTAAAACCGGTGGCTTATTGGACGGTGCTAACGCAGTGGCTTGCGCAGTTGCTTGCTTGGCTGGCATAG
- a CDS encoding thiolase family protein, whose product MQDVFVLSAVRTPIGKFGGSLAALTAADMGVVAAKAAMERAGVEPEQVNETIFGNARQAGGGPNPARQISVRSGVPKEVPAYTVNMACASGMKSVALAFEEISNDNLECALVGGTESMSRLPYYLDGARWGYRLGNADLVDGMYRDGFFCPLAKMVMGETAEVLAEQFGISREEQDQYALCSQTRAAAAIHAGRFHDEIVPVTIAGKKGTQVLEHDEHPFLGATLEKMAKLAPVFSNTGTITAGNSSGITDGAAAMVLAGKRFVQQNKLKPLARITAVASAGVDPRTMGIGPVPAMRKLEQKTGVKTENFDLIELNEAFAAQVLACDRELHMEHSKLNVNGGAIALGHPIGCTGTRITVTLLHEMLRRKAQRGVATLCVSGGMGMALALENVL is encoded by the coding sequence GTGCAGGACGTCTTTGTGCTGTCGGCAGTGCGGACACCCATCGGTAAATTCGGGGGATCTCTGGCGGCGCTCACCGCTGCTGACATGGGAGTGGTTGCCGCAAAAGCGGCGATGGAACGCGCCGGCGTCGAACCAGAGCAGGTGAACGAAACTATTTTCGGCAATGCGCGCCAGGCCGGCGGAGGGCCGAATCCCGCCCGCCAGATTTCGGTTCGTAGTGGCGTCCCAAAGGAGGTCCCGGCGTACACCGTGAATATGGCGTGCGCATCGGGAATGAAGTCGGTCGCGCTGGCCTTCGAGGAAATCAGCAACGACAATTTGGAATGCGCTCTGGTGGGCGGAACGGAATCCATGTCTCGCCTTCCCTATTATCTCGATGGCGCGCGCTGGGGCTACCGCCTGGGCAATGCTGATCTAGTTGACGGCATGTACCGCGATGGTTTCTTTTGTCCGCTAGCCAAGATGGTAATGGGTGAGACGGCTGAAGTTCTGGCGGAGCAGTTCGGAATCAGTCGTGAAGAACAGGACCAGTACGCGCTGTGCTCGCAGACGCGAGCGGCAGCCGCGATTCATGCCGGGCGCTTTCATGATGAGATAGTGCCGGTCACCATTGCAGGCAAAAAGGGCACCCAGGTTCTCGAACACGACGAGCATCCATTTCTCGGGGCCACGCTCGAGAAAATGGCCAAACTCGCCCCTGTATTCTCCAACACGGGGACTATCACCGCCGGCAATTCTTCAGGGATTACCGACGGAGCCGCCGCAATGGTGTTGGCCGGCAAACGATTTGTTCAGCAAAACAAATTGAAGCCGTTGGCGCGAATCACAGCGGTCGCGTCCGCGGGCGTTGATCCACGCACCATGGGAATTGGACCAGTTCCAGCCATGCGCAAGCTGGAGCAGAAAACTGGAGTCAAGACTGAGAATTTTGATCTCATCGAATTAAATGAGGCTTTCGCAGCGCAGGTCCTGGCCTGCGATCGCGAGCTCCACATGGAGCACAGCAAGTTGAACGTGAACGGCGGCGCCATTGCGCTCGGGCATCCCATTGGTTGCACGGGTACACGAATTACCGTCACTCTGCTGCATGAAATGCTGCGACGCAAGGCCCAGCGCGGTGTTGCGACCTTGTGCGTGAGCGGTGGGATGGGCATGGCTTTGGCGCTGGAAAACGTTCTGTAG